CATAACGTTGACTCTTTGGACTCCAGCACAAATATTACAGTTTGTTCTACTTTTATGTTTTACCATTATTTGGGCTTGTCACAAACTTTTTGGATCCTAACTCTATTGCTCAACCTATCCAAATTCTCTcttagattcttctttttttctcttttgttcttttcttccctctcttcctcttcttactcctattcatgtttctttttttctttttctttttaccattttatataattacagTAGTAATTCaggttaattgaaaaaaataaataatatagaaatatatacacaaagaagaaaaaaatttctctttcatttttaatcccAGTTCCCTTTCTGGAGATAACAACCGGTATCAGTTTACTGTgcatatttctccttttctggggACTTACATAGGTATAAacacatggatttttaaataaatattttatttatttattcattagagacacagagagagaggcagagacacagagcgagaagcaggccctatgcagggagcccaatgcaggacttgatcccaggactctgggatcacgcaaCACATggatattttcattcataaataGTATCATTCTATTCATATTGTTCTGTAACTTCATAGTCATAGTAGTTCTTTTCATGGTAGTTGATGGTTTTAAAAGGCTGAACAACATCCTGTTGAATggatataatataatgtatattgtatataattaGTCCCCTAAGGATGGGCATTTAGTTGTTTCCCTTAATTATATTAGTATTACAGTGAATGTTCTTATTAATTCCTCTTTGTGAACAGTAATGTGTTTCCCTAAGGTAGAGTGGTAGCAGAGCTGGCAtatgtgcgcgcgcacacacacacacacacacacacacaaaagggggagagatgagagagagagagagagggaaagagagagagagagtgagagtgtgtgtgtgtcgtaAGTGGAGGGAGGAATAATGAGATAGGATAGAACTAGGAGGTTCTGTTCTGTTAGTTTTGTCTTCTACTAGGAGAATTTAAGTCAGTGTAAGGGAAATTTGGGCCCTTGGAGCATCTGGACATAATACAACTTGATAGGCATGCAGGGATAGACATGAGAATAACAGATCCCTCTCTTCCCCTGAGCAATTTGTCCTCAGCTCCAAAGATATGCCTGGAAGTGTGTTGGGTTCTTTCTGCATGGAACACAAAATGTGATCCCTTTCCAGAAGCAACTGTAGCCCAGCctgaaatgaggaaaagaaaagaaaaaaaatacaacagttgacaagacaaagaaaagatgTGGGAGGGAAGCCAGATAAGCACTGAAGACCTTGGTCACtacaggaggtggggagaggcagagagtacaaggaaggcaggaaagatcAAAGGAGGGATTTGTGCAGAGACAAGAGTACACTGTACTGTGTTCATGTAGTGGAAGTAGCCTGGGTCCAGGGGAAGGGGTATGCTGGGGATCTGTGGGAGGAAGAAAAGTCTACAAAGGTTAAGTGTGTGCTGGGGAGAGGGGGTCACCTGACCCACTCTAAGCACAGGTGATGGCTGCATTTCTGAAGATCATCATGGAGCCCATGTGGAGGATGGCTATGTGGAGGATGGCCTGGATGGGGCAGCCAGGGGGCAGGGAGACCAGGAAGCCAGTGAGGGTTGTCCTAGGGCACTGACAGTGGAGATGAGGGGAAGAAGTTGTGAAAGCGGGGCTTGGTGACTGGATGGTAGGGGTCAGGAAGAAGGGAGTTAATGATGGTAATGGTGTGCACATAGAGGACGGTGCTGACAGCAAAACCACCAACAGACACAGTGCCAATAGGAAGGAGAGGCCTTTCCTGAGCTGCCACTATGGTGCTCGGTCTAGGAAGCTAAGGCTGCTTTGGGGTGAGGCCCTCAATTCATCTGGCCACTAACACCGCCTTTGGCAGTGCCTGCTCAGCACTTGCCCTCACCATGGCCTCCATCTATAAGCTCACCTGCATCTACTCAGCCCTCATCCTGCATGACAATGAAGTGATGGTCACAGAGGATAAGATCAATTCCCTCATTAAAGCAGCAGGTGTGAATGTTGAACTTTTCTGGCCGGGTTTGTTTGCAAAGGCCCTGGCCAACATGAACATTGGGAGCCTCATCTGCAATGTAGGAGCTGGTGGATTCACCACAGCAGCTGGCGCTGCACCAATGGGATATTCTGCTCCTTCAACCACTGCTGCCCCAGCTGAGGAGAAAAAAggtgaagcaaagaaagaagaatctgAGGAGTCTGATGATGATATGGGCTTTGGTCTTTTTAACTAAACTTCTATAAGCTGCCCAATAAAAAgctgaactcttaaaaaaatataggaagGAGGGCTCCtagggaggcagagggtgaatACCCCTTGTAGAGCCTCAGGTAGAACCAGGCACCTGGTCACTGCTGGAGGCATGAGTGGAGTGGACAAATAGTTTCTTTCTAGGTGTATTGAATTTGTGAAATGTGGGTCATTCATGGAAATTGCCATTTACTCATCAGGCTATCTGGCCACATATGGTCTCTGGTCACTGAGGGTAGAGCTGAGGGCTAGAGACTCTATTGGGAGACTGAGAGACTCTCTCTGCAAGGCTACTTTCATATTCCAAGAGGACACTGGCTCAAACTGAATTGATAATAGCTGGTTGGGGGAAGCTCTTGAAAAGTTTCCAGCCTTTTTAGAGGAAAAGCCAGAGGCAAGCTCTTCCCTTTCATTGTGGCCCATTAATATGATTAATAATAAACATTCCCAGGAACTTGATATTGGCAAGATGCTGTATCACCCCTGTTTATTATCTCCTCCCTACTATCTTAAGCTGTCTAGTGTGACTACTGAGGTGCAGTGGTGATATGAATCCTAAAATGCATCTCTCTCCTTGGGTTTTCTGATCACAGGTCAGGTTGTGGAAAGAATGTGGCCTTTTGACTCACAAAACCAGGGCCCCCAAATCCTTGTTTTTGTTGTCCAAGTCAACAAACTGTGTGACTTTTAGATAAGTCACTTCACTCCTCAAAGCTTCAAATTCCTCATTTCTACCTCTACAGTTTCTTGCTAGATATTGAAATGTCCTCCTCACTGCTTAGCACACAATAGGTGCCTCATTAATGTATCCTCTCCCCTTTCACCCAAACCTTAGCTTTTACTTCGAAGAAGTGGGTAGAAGACTGAGGATGcttaaaaacagtatttctctACTGCTGAAACATAGTGTACTCACAGCCATATTGTACCAGGAGGACCTATTTTGAGGACACAGCAGTATATTCTTTTGCTTATTCTCTTGTTTGTGTAAAGGGTACAGCTAGCGTAGTGCTTGGTCTACTGACCCAGTGGAAGGAAGTAAGAGAAAGAGCCTGAGTGTGTGGCCTCAAGCTAATGTTTGCCCTCATTTCTGccatatttctcttttatgaataggggaggggtgccagggtggcttagttgattaggCCTtggtctcttgatctcagcttagatcttgatctcagagtggtgagttcaagccctacattgggctccatgctgagtgtggagcctcctggaaagaagggaggaaggaaggaaggaaggagggaggaaggaaggaaggaagagagagagagagagaaagaaaaggaatgaatagGGGAGAAAAGCAACTTTGGAGGCTTAGTTAATTGCTTACGTAAGCATCAGCCAAGACCAATTGTGCTGAGTGAAGCAGAAAAGATCTAATGTAGATGTAAAGAAGGACTTTCCAacagtgatgaaaatgaaaagcagcCCTCAGAAAGTTCTAAGTGATGGGATCTTTCAACTGTTACCATCCAATAAATGGGAGTGTGGGGGGTGCTTCTTTATCCAATGTATCTCTGGAATTCAGGATTGCTCCCTATCCAATTCCTCTCTGGTATTGTCTCCCCTGCACTATCATGTCCTCTGAAGGAGAAATAGTATTTAGAATGCAGAAGCTTCTTTATTGCATTGAGTTTAGAtattgggggtgggaggtgatCAATAGTccaatctcatttctttcttgagTTTGGCATAGGCTTTCACATAAATCAACATTATGCAGTTCCTGCTTTCAATTTCCTTGACTTTGATATCCAGACTTGCTGCTGCTTTATAATAGTCCCAGTCTCCCAGGAATCCTGAGCCTttccacctggacctcatgtctggCCCAAAAGCCCAGATCTTATGCATCTGTTATCCTCTGATTCAAATGCCTCCACCTACCTTGGACTCTAGCTCTAGAATGATTCTGTACCACCCTCTGCTCATAACTGGATCTCACCTACCTTTACTGCTTAAAAAATACTTGCCTATTCCTCATTGAACCTTCTGAATTCAGATCTTCTGAAAATCCAAGTGTCTTTATACCTTTCACTTTCCTTACCCAAGGTAGCCAATATACATTAACTTTCATACACATGTCTTCTCTCTACAAACAGTGGCATAAACCTCATCATATCTAAACCTAAGTGTAGGGATTACTCTGGCCATAAGAAGATTGTGCTCTCATTTCACATATCATGgtagggagtggggtgggggaagataAGAAGTTCTGGCCATATAGGTATAAAGTGTTTTACAAAGAAGTAAGAAACAAAGGTGTATTTCTCTGGCCATCTTGAAGAACAAGAGAGCACCTCAGCTGCCTCTACTTTTCTCTGGAGATGGAGGGATAACTAGGATGGCTCCCTCCCTAGCTAGATGGCTTTAAATGTAACCCTTTAAGCAATGTCCAGCTGCTTGACCATAATAACCATAATCAGCCTCTGTCTGGTGAAGTTGGAGAGGGGACTACTTCCCTTGTTCTAACTTTCAAAATTTCTTGCTTGTGTTATCACAACAGCTTAACTGAACTCAGTCTTCTCTATTATCCCTGAATCCATTATTTACACCTATTGCCCACTCATGGATAAGTTCTTTCCTCTTTCCAATGCTCAATTTGGGGACTGGACTACACAGTTTCTGAT
The nucleotide sequence above comes from Canis lupus dingo isolate Sandy chromosome X, ASM325472v2, whole genome shotgun sequence. Encoded proteins:
- the LOC112671926 gene encoding 60S acidic ribosomal protein P1-like; protein product: MASIYKLTCIYSALILHDNEVMVTALANMNIGSLICNVGAGGFTTAAGAAPMGYSAPSTTAAPAEEKKGEAKKEESEESDDDMGFGLFN